The following coding sequences are from one Pseudalkalibacillus hwajinpoensis window:
- a CDS encoding S1C family serine protease has translation MGYYDDNQSRAKQTKRGMNWFLPSTFGAIVGASVMLVAAPLVSNVEQSSTNQAAVTTTASGDVETSNVAYNVSSDITTAVQKAQDAVVSITSYQNQGSGFSLEDPSGQSGQAAASGSGVIYKNEGGKAYVVTNNHVVEGASSVDVTLSNEKKAEAKVLGTDALMDLAVLEIDAKNVEAVAELGSSSSLQTGEPAIAVGNPLGFLQGSVTQGIISNPSRTIPVDLDQNGQPDYEADVIQTDASINPGNSGGALINIKGQLIGINSSKIAEETVEGIGFAIPIDDAQPIIEQLEMTGEVKRPVMGVTPASLAEVPTQYWTGTLNLPEGVESGVVLMGIAPNSPASDAGLKERDVVVKLDDTEVKDSAALRKYLYSNKKVGDKMDVTFYRDGKQQTVTMTLANQNGL, from the coding sequence ATGGGTTACTATGACGATAATCAATCAAGAGCGAAACAGACAAAAAGAGGTATGAATTGGTTTTTACCGAGCACTTTCGGCGCAATTGTCGGAGCATCCGTTATGCTTGTTGCGGCGCCGCTCGTCTCGAATGTAGAACAGTCTTCAACAAATCAAGCGGCGGTAACCACTACTGCAAGTGGGGATGTTGAAACTTCCAATGTAGCATACAATGTCTCATCTGATATAACAACGGCTGTTCAAAAAGCACAGGATGCTGTCGTAAGTATTACAAGCTATCAAAACCAGGGTAGTGGATTTTCTTTAGAAGATCCATCTGGCCAATCGGGACAGGCTGCAGCATCAGGGTCTGGTGTTATTTACAAGAATGAGGGCGGAAAAGCATATGTTGTGACTAATAATCACGTAGTTGAAGGGGCATCTTCAGTAGATGTAACGTTAAGCAATGAGAAAAAAGCAGAGGCGAAGGTACTAGGTACGGATGCGTTAATGGACTTAGCTGTGTTAGAAATTGATGCGAAGAATGTTGAAGCAGTTGCGGAACTGGGTTCTTCTTCTAGCCTACAAACAGGGGAACCTGCTATTGCGGTTGGGAACCCATTAGGTTTCCTTCAAGGATCTGTGACGCAGGGAATTATTAGTAACCCAAGTCGAACGATTCCTGTCGATCTTGACCAGAATGGACAACCTGATTATGAGGCGGATGTTATTCAAACAGATGCATCGATTAATCCAGGGAACAGTGGCGGTGCATTAATTAATATAAAAGGTCAATTAATTGGTATTAACTCATCCAAAATTGCAGAAGAAACAGTTGAAGGCATTGGATTTGCGATTCCGATTGACGATGCGCAACCGATCATTGAGCAGCTTGAAATGACAGGTGAAGTGAAGCGTCCAGTAATGGGGGTTACACCTGCCTCGTTAGCTGAAGTTCCAACACAGTATTGGACTGGTACGCTTAATCTACCTGAAGGTGTAGAGAGCGGAGTTGTTCTTATGGGCATTGCTCCTAATTCCCCAGCTTCAGACGCCGGATTAAAAGAAAGGGACGTCGTCGTTAAGCTTGATGATACGGAAGTAAAGGATTCAGCCGCACTTCGTAAGTACTTGTATTCCAATAAAAAAGTTGGAGATAAAATGGATGTCACGTTCTATCGTGATGGAAAACAACAGACTGTTACAATGACTCTAGCTAATCAGAATGGACTGTAA
- a CDS encoding queuosine precursor transporter, translated as MTNQYIDRQLVLFNVLFATSIVIANVLAGKVVMIGSFVIPAAVVMYAFSFLFTDIIHENYGKEEAKRTVQYGFIAQIFASIMIYLGMLLPVAPFATDTQAAYEILLGQNYRFVLASLAAYLVSQHVDVYIFSAIKKRTADRHKWLRNNASTLTSQLLDTTIFITIAFIGTVPNIWIMILSQFVIKMALALLDTPVFYFLTKINGAKKPIHNENPLDA; from the coding sequence ATGACGAACCAATACATCGACCGTCAACTTGTCCTGTTTAACGTGTTATTTGCGACTTCCATTGTGATCGCAAACGTACTAGCAGGAAAAGTGGTGATGATCGGAAGTTTCGTGATTCCCGCGGCCGTTGTGATGTACGCCTTTTCGTTTCTATTCACAGATATCATTCACGAGAACTACGGGAAAGAAGAAGCAAAACGAACCGTTCAGTATGGATTTATTGCGCAAATTTTTGCTAGTATTATGATTTATCTTGGTATGCTTCTACCTGTAGCACCTTTTGCAACTGATACGCAGGCAGCCTATGAAATTCTACTAGGTCAGAATTATCGATTTGTCCTTGCCAGCCTTGCAGCCTATCTCGTTTCGCAACACGTAGACGTTTATATTTTCTCTGCGATTAAGAAGCGTACAGCTGACCGTCATAAGTGGCTTCGGAATAACGCGAGTACACTGACATCACAGCTACTTGATACAACCATTTTCATCACAATTGCGTTTATCGGAACTGTCCCAAACATATGGATCATGATTCTTTCACAATTTGTGATTAAAATGGCGCTTGCTCTTTTAGATACGCCTGTCTTCTATTTTCTCACAAAAATCAATGGTGCTAAAAAGCCCATTCATAACGAAAACCCTCTGGATGCATGA
- the queF gene encoding preQ(1) synthase, with translation MNSMDKAWLPSSGPMPRPESVEQAREVIKNEAFDAPNVQEITFNALEFTAVCPKTGQPDFGRVEISYVPDEKCIESKSLKFYLWSYRDEGSFCETLAARIADDVVYAIDPLKVTITVYQSARGGIELKTTAVREKAAS, from the coding sequence ATGAATAGCATGGATAAAGCATGGCTACCTTCTTCCGGACCAATGCCTCGCCCGGAAAGCGTAGAACAAGCACGAGAAGTAATAAAAAACGAAGCATTTGATGCACCGAACGTTCAGGAAATCACGTTTAATGCACTCGAATTCACAGCAGTTTGTCCCAAAACAGGACAGCCTGATTTTGGACGAGTTGAAATTTCATATGTACCCGATGAAAAATGCATCGAGTCAAAATCACTGAAATTTTACCTCTGGTCTTACCGTGACGAAGGAAGCTTCTGCGAGACACTAGCTGCCCGTATCGCAGATGATGTTGTCTACGCAATCGACCCTTTGAAAGTTACAATTACTGTTTATCAATCAGCACGAGGCGGTATCGAGCTAAAAACAACAGCTGTTCGTGAGAAAGCAGCATCATAA
- a CDS encoding YtxH domain-containing protein — protein MQTTTTVNEEKNGKLVKGILVGAIVGGAVAMLDSTTRNKVRSTAGNVKDSSRGFYTRVKENPGEVKDDWMDRIQSASSVLKEAMNDAQSLYEKVNDEVVDQVNQVKEDSTEVISTAKEAGEDLHEIGSKVKEAGQEVSDSSENQYEPTNIPGSETRTPGNTSSNPNTSL, from the coding sequence ATGCAAACGACAACGACAGTAAACGAAGAAAAGAACGGAAAGCTTGTTAAAGGTATTTTGGTAGGCGCGATTGTAGGTGGCGCTGTAGCTATGCTTGATTCTACAACTCGAAATAAAGTACGCTCAACAGCAGGAAACGTAAAGGATTCTTCAAGAGGTTTCTATACACGTGTGAAAGAAAATCCAGGTGAAGTGAAGGACGACTGGATGGATCGTATTCAATCAGCATCTTCCGTATTAAAGGAAGCTATGAACGATGCACAATCACTTTATGAAAAAGTAAATGATGAAGTGGTTGATCAGGTGAATCAGGTAAAAGAAGATTCAACAGAAGTGATTTCAACAGCGAAAGAAGCTGGAGAAGACCTGCATGAAATTGGAAGTAAAGTAAAAGAAGCAGGTCAGGAAGTATCTGATTCTAGTGAAAATCAATATGAGCCAACAAATATTCCAGGAAGCGAAACGCGTACACCTGGAAATACATCTTCCAATCCGAATACGAGCTTGTAA
- a CDS encoding YjcZ family sporulation protein codes for MSGYGQGFALIVVLFILLIIIGASYIS; via the coding sequence ATGAGTGGTTACGGTCAAGGTTTTGCGTTAATCGTTGTTTTGTTTATTCTTTTAATAATCATTGGTGCATCTTACATTTCGTAA
- a CDS encoding glycerophosphodiester phosphodiesterase: MASSFQIYGHRGSSGTHPENTLLSFQAAHRAGAHGIELDVQLTKDLVPVVIHDERVERTTNGIGFVKDFLYEDLIRLDAGLTFSNRFQGTSIPSLKDVLEWVSSTSLLLNIELKNGVFPYNSLEDRVLDLLTYYKLCDRTILSSFNHYSIQKLAQKNDKIETAVLLMEKIIDPWDYLQRVGAQSLHIEWQAVDEHLMKNTQKRGIPVRAFTVNDPLQVSNLQKLGCSAIFTDYPASAIQTI; this comes from the coding sequence ATGGCTTCTTCATTTCAAATTTATGGACACCGCGGTTCATCAGGTACGCATCCTGAGAATACACTCCTTTCATTCCAGGCTGCTCATAGAGCTGGTGCTCACGGAATCGAACTCGACGTTCAATTAACTAAAGATCTTGTTCCTGTTGTTATTCATGATGAACGAGTTGAGCGAACGACGAATGGCATAGGTTTTGTAAAAGACTTTCTTTACGAAGATCTTATCCGATTAGACGCTGGCCTAACATTCTCCAACCGCTTTCAGGGCACGTCGATCCCTTCATTAAAAGACGTGTTGGAATGGGTTTCTTCCACTTCTTTACTCCTAAACATTGAACTAAAGAATGGCGTCTTTCCGTATAATAGTCTAGAAGATCGCGTCCTGGATCTTCTTACTTACTATAAGCTTTGCGACCGAACCATTCTGTCATCCTTCAATCATTATAGTATTCAGAAACTCGCACAAAAAAACGATAAAATTGAAACAGCAGTTCTTTTAATGGAAAAAATCATTGATCCATGGGACTACCTTCAACGCGTTGGAGCTCAAAGTCTTCACATAGAATGGCAGGCAGTGGATGAACATTTAATGAAAAATACCCAGAAGCGCGGAATTCCTGTGCGAGCTTTCACAGTAAATGATCCTCTACAAGTATCCAACCTCCAAAAACTCGGTTGTTCAGCGATATTTACGGACTACCCTGCTTCTGCTATCCAAACGATATAG
- a CDS encoding YmaF family protein — MSKGVALPEAHSHYFRGSIEKRYNHHHLSMIGFSLPVNGTSFDQHVHRIEGITVIDQGHQHRYSVQSSPPITLPGGGHYHTFSGETISKEKHEHYFSGQTSPPIGIPPLNW, encoded by the coding sequence GTGTCTAAAGGAGTTGCTTTACCTGAAGCTCACTCTCATTATTTTCGTGGGAGCATCGAAAAGAGATACAATCATCACCATTTAAGTATGATAGGTTTTAGTTTGCCTGTAAATGGGACTTCGTTTGATCAACATGTTCACCGTATTGAAGGGATTACGGTAATTGATCAGGGTCACCAGCATCGTTATAGCGTTCAATCTAGTCCGCCGATTACATTGCCTGGTGGTGGTCATTATCATACGTTTAGCGGTGAAACGATATCAAAAGAAAAACATGAGCATTATTTCTCTGGTCAAACGAGTCCTCCTATAGGAATTCCTCCGTTGAATTGGTAG
- a CDS encoding ABC transporter permease gives MSFFVKYGTLLVIVGLILIFTILNDRFLTYSNFADILRSISIVTLVALGVTFTLIVGGFDLSVGSTVSLATVASASALVWYRQELLVALLIPILIGVLIGLINAFITIKIRIPDLLATLAVMYIVNGIQLTYTKGFSIYNNMPMSDGTTAPGSFIPSFLFIGQGEISGVPFPAIFMIVCVILVHLFLTYTRAGRLLYMTGSNREAARLSGVAVQRYRTLAYVLSGLFAGIAGIVLASRIGTGQVSAGAPLLMDGVAAALIGYSVLGSGKPNAFGTFIGAVLIGILLNGLTMLNVPYYAQDIIKGTILIGALAFTFYQNKREIKM, from the coding sequence ATCAGCTTTTTCGTCAAATATGGTACGTTACTCGTCATCGTTGGACTTATTCTCATCTTCACTATTCTTAACGATCGCTTTCTTACTTACAGTAACTTTGCAGATATCCTTCGCTCCATTTCAATTGTGACACTCGTTGCACTCGGTGTTACCTTTACATTAATTGTTGGAGGTTTTGACTTATCTGTTGGCTCAACCGTTAGTCTCGCTACTGTTGCGAGCGCATCTGCCTTAGTCTGGTATAGGCAAGAACTTCTCGTCGCTCTACTCATTCCTATTCTGATCGGGGTATTGATTGGCTTAATAAATGCCTTCATAACAATTAAAATCAGAATCCCTGATCTTCTTGCAACGCTAGCCGTTATGTATATCGTGAATGGGATTCAACTAACTTATACGAAAGGTTTTTCCATTTACAACAATATGCCTATGAGTGACGGGACAACAGCCCCAGGCAGTTTCATTCCATCTTTTCTTTTTATTGGCCAGGGTGAAATCTCGGGTGTTCCTTTTCCAGCGATTTTTATGATTGTTTGCGTCATTCTCGTTCACCTTTTTCTCACTTATACACGAGCGGGACGATTACTTTATATGACAGGCAGTAATCGTGAAGCAGCAAGATTGTCAGGTGTGGCGGTTCAACGATATCGTACGCTCGCCTATGTACTTAGCGGACTGTTTGCCGGAATTGCTGGAATTGTTCTTGCCTCAAGAATTGGAACTGGTCAGGTTTCTGCTGGTGCACCTTTACTTATGGACGGCGTTGCCGCTGCGCTAATTGGTTATTCTGTACTCGGTTCCGGAAAGCCAAATGCATTCGGTACGTTCATTGGAGCTGTCTTAATCGGAATTCTCTTAAATGGTCTAACAATGTTGAATGTTCCTTATTATGCTCAAGATATAATTAAGGGTACGATTCTGATTGGTGCCCTTGCATTCACGTTTTATCAAAACAAGCGAGAAATTAAAATGTAA